In Juglans microcarpa x Juglans regia isolate MS1-56 chromosome 7D, Jm3101_v1.0, whole genome shotgun sequence, the following are encoded in one genomic region:
- the LOC121238512 gene encoding uncharacterized protein LOC121238512 isoform X2, translating into MADWSPCTKNHFPFSELNSPIQPSRRTQAPEFINQKFLTKFWELLHLLFIGIAVSYGLFGRRNVELGIDETHSNFDISQSSVSRMFHVSSIFEDGFENPCGPDENSLINSWNSQYIESEHINSCDRSSGVGEKCKSRYGRDRNNVVQAWNSQYFQGEPTVVVARPNYSVEKWGRTASLIDHKPLGLPVRSLKSKVRKLDCPEFISGSESGSGSNVTSRSDRSRSGNFGDLGPMSLEQRFNEAAAAASPIPWRSRSIRTETRNEAGDVNLPTHFRPLSVDETQFESLKSRSVRSTGSFSSQSSSVSSSSSISSELPNSRTEDLGKSKSFLGAFREASPSPPTPRNGKASSDALHSRHCSSGSVSGRDAFRNSEDELKEKSRSRREDPSDSEDCRMDLLKSNMNPASPTKAFLRGKSVRNASSNALHSRHCSSDSVSGRDDFRNSEDELKEKSRSRREDPSDSEDCRTDLLKSNMNPASPTKAFLRGKSVRNASSNALHSRHCSSGSVSGRDAFRNSEDELKEKSRSRREDPSDSEDCRTNLLKSNMNPASPTKAFLRGKSVRTIRASALTAGAIKKEERCQNQNNDKAEKKHQNLDEACMRKDKTKVGLDDWMIGSSEQRIDNLCPMPKPKATFSEFRKKEKEEFYENLASGSEEDLQSERENLEVSSDEYDVSASVNDSVPSSDEVDKRADEFIAKFREQIMLQKMASIERSRGLQMGRNRFR; encoded by the exons ATGGCGGATTGGAGCCCTTGCACCAAGAACCACTTCCCATTTTCAGAGCTGAACTCACCAATCCAACCATCCCGCAGAACCCAAG CTCCTGAATTTATCAACCAAAAATTTCTCACCAAGTTCTGGGAGCTTCTTCACCTTCTCTTCATCGGCATTGCTGTGTCATATGGTTTGTTTGGTCGAAGAAATGTCGAACTGGGCATCGACGAAACTCACTCAAATTTCGATATTTCCCAGTCTTCTGTGTCTAGGATGTTTCATGTTTCTTCTATTTTCGAAGATGGTTTTGAAAATCCATGTGGGCCTGATGAAAACAGTCTCATTAATAGTTGGAATTCTCAGTACATTGAGAGTGAGCATATTAATAGTTGCGATCGTAGCAGTGGTGTTGGGGAAAAGTGTAAAAGCCGATATGGACGCGATCGGAACAATGTGGTTCAAGCTTGGAATTCTCAGTACTTTCAAGGTGAACCTACGGTGGTAGTGGCTCGACCGAATTATAGTGTAGAGAAATGGGGCAGAACCGCATCCCTGATTGATCATAAGCCGTTGGGGTTGCCCGTTAGGAGCTTAAAATCGAAGGTGAGAAAGCTAGACTGTCCCGAGTTTATTAGTGGAAGTGAATCTGGGTCAGGTTCAAATGTTACATCTAGGTCTGATAGAAGCAGAAGTGGGAATTTTGGGGATTTAGGCCCTATGAGTTTGGAGCAGAGGTTTAATGAAGCTGCTGCTGCGGCTTCGCCAATTCCATGGCGTTCGAGATCTATAAGAACGGAAACGAGAAATGAAGCGGGGGATGTGAACCTCCCTACGCATTTCAGGCCTCTCTCGGTTGATGAAACTCAATTTGAGTCGCTTAAATCACGGTCTGTCAGGTCCACAGGATCTTTCTCATCCCAAAGTAGTTCAGTTTCTTCCTCAAGCTCTATTTCCTCAGAGTTACCAAACTCGAGGACGGAAGATTTGGGAAAAAGTAAGAGTTTTCTTGGGGCTTTTCGTGAGGCTTCACCATCACCACCAACACCAAGAAATGGAAAGGCTTCGTCGGATGCACTTCATTCTCGACATTGTAGTAGTGGTTCTGTATCTGGAAGGGATGCTTTTAGAAACTCAGAAGATGAGTTAAAGGAAAAGAGTAGGAGTAGAAGAGAGGATCCATCAGATAGTGAGGACTGCAGGATGGATTTGTTGAAATCGAACATGAATCCAGCAAGCCCCACGAAAGCTTTTTTAAGGGGAAAATCAGTGAGGAATGCTTCGTCGAATGCACTTCACTCTCGGCATTGTAGTAGTGATTCTGTATCAGGAAGGGATGATTTTAGAAACTCAGAAGATGAGTTAAAGGAAAAGAGTAGGAGTAGAAGAGAGGATCCATCAGATAGTGAGGACTGCAGGACGGATTTGTTGAAATCAAACATGAATCCAGCAAGCCCCACGAAAGCTTTTTTAAGGGGAAAATCAGTGAGGAATGCTTCGTCGAATGCACTTCATTCTCGGCATTGTAGTAGTGGTTCTGTATCAGGAAGGGATGCTTTTAGAAATTCGGAAGATGAGTTAAAGGAaaagagtaggagtaggagAGAGGATCCATCAGATAGTGAGGACTGCAGGACGAATTTGTTGAAATCAAACATGAATCCAGCAAGCCCCACGAAAGCTTTTTTAAGGGGAAAATCAGTGAGAACAATTAGAGCTAGTGCACTGACTGCAGGTGcaataaaaaaggaagagagatgtcaaaaccaaaataatgaCAAAGCTGAAAAGAAGCATCAAAATTTGGATGAGGCATGTATGAGAAAAGATAAAACCAAAGTTGGACTTGATGATTGGATGATTGGCTCCAGTGAGCAACGTATTGATAACTTGTGCCCTATGCCAAAGCCAAAGGCAACATTCTCAGAGTTCCGcaagaaggaaaaggaagaatTCTATGAGAATTTAGCTTCAGGGTCTGAAGAAGACTTGCAGAGTGAGCGTGAAAACCTTGAAGTAAGCTCAGATGAATATGATGTGTCTGCTTCTGTCAACGATTCTGTACCATCCTCTGATGAGGTTGATAAGAGGGCTGATGAGTTTATCGCTAAGTTTAGAGAGCAGATCATGCTTCAAAAAATGGCATCAATTGAAAGATCAAGAGGGCTACAGATGGGCAGAAACCGTTTTAGGTGA
- the LOC121238512 gene encoding uncharacterized protein LOC121238512 isoform X1, translating into MADWSPCTKNHFPFSELNSPIQPSRRTQGKSFTNFLCKSLFFALFLILLPLFPSQAPEFINQKFLTKFWELLHLLFIGIAVSYGLFGRRNVELGIDETHSNFDISQSSVSRMFHVSSIFEDGFENPCGPDENSLINSWNSQYIESEHINSCDRSSGVGEKCKSRYGRDRNNVVQAWNSQYFQGEPTVVVARPNYSVEKWGRTASLIDHKPLGLPVRSLKSKVRKLDCPEFISGSESGSGSNVTSRSDRSRSGNFGDLGPMSLEQRFNEAAAAASPIPWRSRSIRTETRNEAGDVNLPTHFRPLSVDETQFESLKSRSVRSTGSFSSQSSSVSSSSSISSELPNSRTEDLGKSKSFLGAFREASPSPPTPRNGKASSDALHSRHCSSGSVSGRDAFRNSEDELKEKSRSRREDPSDSEDCRMDLLKSNMNPASPTKAFLRGKSVRNASSNALHSRHCSSDSVSGRDDFRNSEDELKEKSRSRREDPSDSEDCRTDLLKSNMNPASPTKAFLRGKSVRNASSNALHSRHCSSGSVSGRDAFRNSEDELKEKSRSRREDPSDSEDCRTNLLKSNMNPASPTKAFLRGKSVRTIRASALTAGAIKKEERCQNQNNDKAEKKHQNLDEACMRKDKTKVGLDDWMIGSSEQRIDNLCPMPKPKATFSEFRKKEKEEFYENLASGSEEDLQSERENLEVSSDEYDVSASVNDSVPSSDEVDKRADEFIAKFREQIMLQKMASIERSRGLQMGRNRFR; encoded by the coding sequence ATGGCGGATTGGAGCCCTTGCACCAAGAACCACTTCCCATTTTCAGAGCTGAACTCACCAATCCAACCATCCCGCAGAACCCAAGGTAAATCCTTCACAAACTTCCTCTGCAAATCTCTCTTCTTTGCGCTCTTCCTCATTCTTCTCCCACTTTTCCCTTCACAAGCTCCTGAATTTATCAACCAAAAATTTCTCACCAAGTTCTGGGAGCTTCTTCACCTTCTCTTCATCGGCATTGCTGTGTCATATGGTTTGTTTGGTCGAAGAAATGTCGAACTGGGCATCGACGAAACTCACTCAAATTTCGATATTTCCCAGTCTTCTGTGTCTAGGATGTTTCATGTTTCTTCTATTTTCGAAGATGGTTTTGAAAATCCATGTGGGCCTGATGAAAACAGTCTCATTAATAGTTGGAATTCTCAGTACATTGAGAGTGAGCATATTAATAGTTGCGATCGTAGCAGTGGTGTTGGGGAAAAGTGTAAAAGCCGATATGGACGCGATCGGAACAATGTGGTTCAAGCTTGGAATTCTCAGTACTTTCAAGGTGAACCTACGGTGGTAGTGGCTCGACCGAATTATAGTGTAGAGAAATGGGGCAGAACCGCATCCCTGATTGATCATAAGCCGTTGGGGTTGCCCGTTAGGAGCTTAAAATCGAAGGTGAGAAAGCTAGACTGTCCCGAGTTTATTAGTGGAAGTGAATCTGGGTCAGGTTCAAATGTTACATCTAGGTCTGATAGAAGCAGAAGTGGGAATTTTGGGGATTTAGGCCCTATGAGTTTGGAGCAGAGGTTTAATGAAGCTGCTGCTGCGGCTTCGCCAATTCCATGGCGTTCGAGATCTATAAGAACGGAAACGAGAAATGAAGCGGGGGATGTGAACCTCCCTACGCATTTCAGGCCTCTCTCGGTTGATGAAACTCAATTTGAGTCGCTTAAATCACGGTCTGTCAGGTCCACAGGATCTTTCTCATCCCAAAGTAGTTCAGTTTCTTCCTCAAGCTCTATTTCCTCAGAGTTACCAAACTCGAGGACGGAAGATTTGGGAAAAAGTAAGAGTTTTCTTGGGGCTTTTCGTGAGGCTTCACCATCACCACCAACACCAAGAAATGGAAAGGCTTCGTCGGATGCACTTCATTCTCGACATTGTAGTAGTGGTTCTGTATCTGGAAGGGATGCTTTTAGAAACTCAGAAGATGAGTTAAAGGAAAAGAGTAGGAGTAGAAGAGAGGATCCATCAGATAGTGAGGACTGCAGGATGGATTTGTTGAAATCGAACATGAATCCAGCAAGCCCCACGAAAGCTTTTTTAAGGGGAAAATCAGTGAGGAATGCTTCGTCGAATGCACTTCACTCTCGGCATTGTAGTAGTGATTCTGTATCAGGAAGGGATGATTTTAGAAACTCAGAAGATGAGTTAAAGGAAAAGAGTAGGAGTAGAAGAGAGGATCCATCAGATAGTGAGGACTGCAGGACGGATTTGTTGAAATCAAACATGAATCCAGCAAGCCCCACGAAAGCTTTTTTAAGGGGAAAATCAGTGAGGAATGCTTCGTCGAATGCACTTCATTCTCGGCATTGTAGTAGTGGTTCTGTATCAGGAAGGGATGCTTTTAGAAATTCGGAAGATGAGTTAAAGGAaaagagtaggagtaggagAGAGGATCCATCAGATAGTGAGGACTGCAGGACGAATTTGTTGAAATCAAACATGAATCCAGCAAGCCCCACGAAAGCTTTTTTAAGGGGAAAATCAGTGAGAACAATTAGAGCTAGTGCACTGACTGCAGGTGcaataaaaaaggaagagagatgtcaaaaccaaaataatgaCAAAGCTGAAAAGAAGCATCAAAATTTGGATGAGGCATGTATGAGAAAAGATAAAACCAAAGTTGGACTTGATGATTGGATGATTGGCTCCAGTGAGCAACGTATTGATAACTTGTGCCCTATGCCAAAGCCAAAGGCAACATTCTCAGAGTTCCGcaagaaggaaaaggaagaatTCTATGAGAATTTAGCTTCAGGGTCTGAAGAAGACTTGCAGAGTGAGCGTGAAAACCTTGAAGTAAGCTCAGATGAATATGATGTGTCTGCTTCTGTCAACGATTCTGTACCATCCTCTGATGAGGTTGATAAGAGGGCTGATGAGTTTATCGCTAAGTTTAGAGAGCAGATCATGCTTCAAAAAATGGCATCAATTGAAAGATCAAGAGGGCTACAGATGGGCAGAAACCGTTTTAGGTGA
- the LOC121238515 gene encoding homeobox-leucine zipper protein HAT3, with product MGEREKMGKKDDGLGLGLGLGLSLSLSCGTGNQGSLENNPIHKPSQLVQNHPDQKGPWNEMFQLPDRNPDTRSFLGGVDVNRLPTMVDCEDENGVSSPNSTVSSISGKRSERSEPNGDENEAERTSCSRGSDEEDGSGCDTSRKKLRLSKEQSLVLEETFKEHNTLNPKQKLALARQLNLSPRQVEVWFQNRRARTKLKQTEVDCEYMKRCCENLTEENRRLQKEVQELRALKLSPQLYMHMNPPTTLTMCPSCERVAVSSSSSTPPSSSTMAAPVGPNLHRVAPRVQRPVPIYPWASLPIHNRPSDVPASRS from the exons atgggagaaagagagaaaatgggtAAGAAAGATGATGGTTTGGGGTTGGGATTGGGGTTGGGTTTGAGTTTGAGCTTGAGTTGTGGTACTGGGAATCAGGGCTCTTTGGAAAATAATCCCATCCACAAGCCTTCACAGTTGGTGCAAAACCATCCTGATCAGAAGGGTCCATGGAATGAGATGTTTCAGTTACCTG ACAGAAACCCAGATACGAGGTCGTTCCTAGGAGGAGTGGACGTGAACCGGTTGCCAACGATGGTGGACTGTGAGGATGAAAATGGAGTTTCTTCGCCGAACAGCACGGTGTCGAGCATAAGCGGGAAGAGGAGCGAGAGATCGGAGCCAAACGGAGACGAAAACGAGGCCGAGAGGACTTCATGCTCTCGCGGGAGCGACGAGGAAGACGGCAGTGGCTGCGACACGTCGAGGAAGAAGTTGAGGCTGTCGAAGGAGCAGTCTTTGGTGCTGGAGGAGACCTTCAAGGAGCATAATACTCTCAATCCG AAGCAAAAGCTGGCTTTGGCAAGGCAGCTGAATCTGAGCCCGAGACAAGTGGAGGTGTGGTTTCAGAACAGGAGGGCAAG GACTAAGTTGAAGCAGACTGAGGTAGATTGCGAATACATGAAGAGGTGTTGTGAGAATCTAACAGAGGAGAACAGGAGGCTGCAGAAGGAGGTTCAGGAGCTTAGAGCTCTGAAACTGTCTCCACAGCTTTACATGCACATGAACCCTCCCACAACACTCACCATGTGCCCTTCATGTGAGCGTGTGGctgtctcctcctcctcttccactcccccttcctcctccaccatGGCTGCCCCAGTTGGCCCGAACCTCCACCGAGTTGCCCCCCGTGTCCAACGGCCTGTACCCATTTACCCGTGGGCGTCATTGCCCATCCATAATCGGCCATCCGATGTGCCTGCATCACGATCGTAA
- the LOC121238513 gene encoding actin-related protein 2/3 complex subunit 5A — protein MAASGGFVEADNAEAIITRIEHKSRKIESLLKQSKPVEALKTALEGSPPMTRDERCKSANWIVVHRAIMAIKDVDGLLSSLDAEYYDILMKYLYRGLSTGDRPTCDQCLRIHEKLTERAGLGCILRSLADTVNAV, from the exons ATGGCAGCATCAGGGGGATTTGTGGAGGCAGACAATGCAGAGGCCATAATCACAAGAATTGAGCACAAATCTCGAAAGATAGAGAGTCTACTAAAGCA ATCTAAACCAGTTGAAGCTTTGAAAACTGCTCTCGAAGGCTCGCCTCCAATGACCCGAGACGAACGTTGCAAG TCGGCAAATTGGATAGTGGTCCATCGAGCTATAATGGCTATAAAGGATGTGGACGGGTTGCTTTCTTCTTTGGATGCCGAGTACTATGATATCCTCATGAA GTACTTGTACAGAGGGTTGTCTACTGGAGATCGTCCCACATGCGATCAGTGCCTTCGCATCCATGAAAAACTGACAGAGAGAGCTGGTTTGGGATGCATACTACGTTCCCTTGCCGACACCGTGAATGCTGTTTAA